The proteins below are encoded in one region of Corynebacterium sphenisci DSM 44792:
- a CDS encoding SLC13 family permease: MSTQPRTAEGERPLSEGQRDRGDSPRELLRKRSGLLIGVVLGLAVFLLMPAELPYELRATAGATVLIASWWMSEAIPLAATALVPLFLFPMLGLAEIGDFSGSYTKPTIFLFMGGFMLALAMQRWNLHRRIALWVLVAMGSSTKMLILGFMIATGFLSMWVSNTATAVMMLPIGVSVLSMIVDVIRREQKVGAASAAAEELVEEEGLYEDPVPNSNFGIALMLGIAYSASIGSLGTIIGTPPNAMLAAYMADAHDLDIGFAQWMLVGVPVAVVLMLAAWFLLTFVLYRPEVKTVPGGREMMRDQLAQLGPMGRGEARVLAVFVIAALSWVFVPVIWPDTMVADAVIAMAVGISLFLIPGGPDGVKLLTWENMYELPWGVLLLFGGGLALSGQFGDSGLSEWIGQKLEGIGGLPILLIVLIVAFVVLVLTEFTSNTATAATFLPIIGGIAMAIGIDPMILCVPVALAATSAFMMPVATPPNAIAYGSGYVTMGDMIRSGIWLNLIALALISITSLTLVGWVFQVVY; the protein is encoded by the coding sequence ATGTCGACCCAGCCACGCACCGCCGAGGGGGAGCGGCCCCTCTCCGAGGGGCAGAGGGACAGGGGCGACTCGCCCCGGGAATTGCTGCGCAAGCGCAGCGGGCTGCTCATCGGCGTGGTGCTGGGCCTGGCGGTGTTCCTGCTCATGCCGGCCGAGCTGCCCTATGAGCTGCGCGCCACCGCCGGCGCCACCGTGCTCATCGCCTCCTGGTGGATGAGCGAGGCGATCCCGCTGGCCGCGACCGCCCTGGTGCCGCTGTTCCTCTTCCCGATGCTCGGCCTCGCCGAAATCGGCGACTTCTCCGGCTCCTACACCAAGCCCACCATCTTCCTCTTCATGGGCGGGTTCATGCTCGCCCTGGCGATGCAGCGGTGGAACCTGCACCGCCGGATCGCGCTGTGGGTGCTCGTCGCGATGGGCTCCTCGACGAAGATGCTCATCCTCGGCTTCATGATCGCCACCGGCTTCCTGTCCATGTGGGTGTCCAACACCGCCACCGCGGTGATGATGCTGCCCATCGGGGTGTCCGTGCTGTCCATGATCGTGGACGTGATCCGCCGCGAGCAGAAGGTCGGGGCGGCCTCGGCGGCCGCCGAGGAGCTCGTCGAGGAGGAGGGCCTCTACGAGGACCCGGTGCCCAACTCCAACTTCGGCATCGCCCTGATGCTGGGCATCGCCTACTCCGCCTCCATCGGCTCCCTGGGCACCATCATCGGCACCCCGCCGAACGCGATGCTCGCCGCCTACATGGCCGACGCCCATGACCTCGACATCGGCTTCGCCCAGTGGATGCTGGTCGGCGTGCCGGTGGCGGTGGTCCTCATGCTCGCCGCCTGGTTCCTGCTCACCTTCGTGCTCTACCGGCCCGAGGTGAAGACCGTGCCCGGCGGCCGGGAGATGATGCGCGACCAGCTCGCGCAGCTCGGCCCCATGGGCCGCGGCGAGGCGAGGGTGCTCGCCGTCTTCGTCATCGCCGCTCTGAGCTGGGTGTTCGTACCCGTCATCTGGCCGGACACCATGGTCGCCGATGCCGTGATCGCGATGGCGGTGGGCATCTCGCTCTTCCTCATCCCCGGCGGCCCGGACGGGGTGAAGCTGCTCACCTGGGAGAACATGTACGAGCTGCCCTGGGGTGTGCTGCTGCTCTTCGGCGGTGGGCTGGCGCTGTCCGGCCAGTTCGGCGACTCCGGGCTCTCCGAGTGGATCGGGCAGAAGCTGGAGGGCATCGGCGGGCTGCCGATCCTGCTCATCGTGCTCATCGTCGCCTTCGTGGTGCTGGTGCTCACCGAGTTCACCTCGAACACCGCCACCGCGGCGACCTTCCTGCCGATCATCGGCGGTATCGCGATGGCCATCGGCATCGACCCGATGATCCTCTGCGTGCCGGTGGCGCTGGCCGCGACCTCGGCCTTCATGATGCCGGTGGCCACCCCGCCGAACGCGATCGCCTACGGCTCCGGTTACGTCACCATGGGCGACATGATCCGCTCCGGGATCTGGCTGAACCTGATCGCCCTGGCGCTGATCTCCATCACCTCGCTGACCTTGGTCGGCTGGGTCTTCCAGGTCGTCTACTAG